A genomic segment from Juglans regia cultivar Chandler chromosome 14, Walnut 2.0, whole genome shotgun sequence encodes:
- the LOC108990040 gene encoding protein transport protein Sec61 subunit beta translates to MVRGSSQSQSSSSSTSRPGLMAPRGSAAATAGMRRRRLGAASSTASSGGISGGSGPGGNMLRFYTDEAPGLKISPTVVLVMSLCFIGFVTALHVFGKLYRRSGDGA, encoded by the coding sequence ATGGTGAGAGGCTCATCTCAGTCCCAATCGTCGTCTTCCTCGACCTCCAGGCCTGGACTCATGGCTCCGCGCGGTTCGGCTGCTGCGACGGCTGGCATGCGCCGTCGTCGTCTCGGCGCAGCTTCCTCTACCGCCAGCTCTGGGGGGATCAGCGGCGGTTCTGGCCCCGGTGGCAACATGCTTAGGTTCTACACCGATGAAGCCCCCGGCTTGAAGATCTCACCGACCGTCGTTCTCGTCATGAGCCTCTGCTTCATCGGCTTCGTCACCGCCCTCCACGTTTTCGGCAAGCTTTATCGCCGATCCGGCGATGGAGCTTAG